The sequence GCTGTGCGCGTTTATTTACGGTGGCGCTGTGGTTTGTCGCGGTAGTCTCTGAATCCGACGGAGCGGCATCCAACCGAGCCTGGTCGGACAGGAACCGTGCCAATTCCAATTTCTCAGGCCGCGTTAACGAAGCGAGTTGTGCTTTCAAATGACTGATTTGTTCTTCCGACATGACAACCATCCTCTAGGCAATTTTTGGCGACGGCTATTCTCTCTGACCAATATGTATCGTGTCATCTCCGGTAGCCTTCGCTTGTTTCCTGACTATCCTCACCACCCCGAGATCAATTCACCTCCGCGGCGGCGCCTTGATCAAGCATAATGAACGAGTCAATATTATCGCGCAAAAACTTGTTTGAAGCATTGTGAGTTGCGACTTTCGGACAATGTGCCTGTTCGAAAGATATGTCAATGTATTGCAGTTCCCACCAGTTTTACTTCCGCTGCTGGCATCGCAAAGAGCCTCTCCACCTGATCATACTTCAGCGCATGCCGCAGTCCACGCATCACATCTTCCGCATAGGTTTGGACATCCCTCGCATCCTGCCCGGGCTGTGGCTCAAGCAAGTATTGTAACTGATCGGGAGTCATATTCAGGTAACGCTTCCACTCGTCGCTGGCATGGCCGCTCGCAGACAGTGCGACGGCTGGTGGAATGCCCGCGAGAATTGCCCGGCTGACGAAGCCGTGCCGGAAATCGTGCTTGTCGAGGTCCTCGATTTTGCAGTTCCGGCAGGCCGTCGCGTAAGACCGCTTCACATTTTTCAGCCCGCTGAAAACGAAACCCGGCCCATTCTTCTCCACCAGCTTCTGCATCTCCAACTTCACGCGCGGCGTCATCGGGATCTGGCGCGGCCGGTTCGTTTTCGCATTGATCGCGCGCACACGAATGACCCCACGGTTGAAATCCAGGTCCGTGTCTTTGAGCGTGAACAGTTCGTTCTGGCGCAGGCCTGTATCCGCCGCAGCGATCAGAATCGGCCGCAGATGCGCATTTCCCAGCCTGCCTTCGATGTTGCAAAAATTGAGCAGAGCCAATTCTTCGCCGAAGGTCGGGAAGCGCTCCCGCTTCCTT comes from Acidobacteriota bacterium and encodes:
- a CDS encoding site-specific integrase — protein: MKAREGYVGYSESRKRYYARVTAIDPATGKRTQLMRFTTTKTEALKKKRELLNQLEKDGAESFAADRSTFAFLAMKFKKEKLVPAVYVGETKIAGRRHLSSPQAWLNQLRLFFDEYKLTQITAGEIRKFKVWLSKIPARSRIEEVDGELKWVIKEDGGQRGIEAINRVIEQLRTMLNYAVEEKLLRTEHNPFSALRGGGLIDKGAERKRERFPTFGEELALLNFCNIEGRLGNAHLRPILIAAADTGLRQNELFTLKDTDLDFNRGVIRVRAINAKTNRPRQIPMTPRVKLEMQKLVEKNGPGFVFSGLKNVKRSYATACRNCKIEDLDKHDFRHGFVSRAILAGIPPAVALSASGHASDEWKRYLNMTPDQLQYLLEPQPGQDARDVQTYAEDVMRGLRHALKYDQVERLFAMPAAEVKLVGTAIH